In Ostrea edulis chromosome 6, xbOstEdul1.1, whole genome shotgun sequence, a single window of DNA contains:
- the LOC125647269 gene encoding uncharacterized protein LOC125647269: protein MSKTLLRGHACGGKTLCRICKKLVTTPHLCFVQWKPKPKRNKDLKMYIYYDFECTQENGIHTPNLCVAERLCQHCDTLYIDTQNEHCQGFGSQRRFVFQGPGTLKQFMEWLLQSETDEKSNVSLKHDEAIVIAHNFKGYNWQFILNYLMYTACVKPAVILNGSKILCMGVFGLRFIDSYNFLPFALAKMPAAFGLLELKKGHFPHFFNAEQNQNYVGPFPAAHYYNPDDMSIANHEAFYTWYNQQQDKVLDFQQEFLAYCISDEDILRRYCAQFKSTLYRLVRVDPFQESITFVSTVNLTYRRGFMPPHTIVIIPNMGYQPSRRYSAKACRWLTSLENEDHTILHAKNRGEITIGPYMVNGYDEDSRTVYEFYGCYWHGCPTCYPNLMTETHPHRVQQKYQGLYEQTLKRATDLEEQGYTVVSIRDYEYDRQVQNNPELQTFLGYLDIQGPLNPRDALYGGRTIITRLYCEEGDMRYVDVCSLYPYVLKYKVFPIDHPQVITSDFADVREYFGLIRCRVLPPRGLYHPVLPYKTGGKLLFPLCRTCAEPGSLGSDDRYSHSDSERSLTGTWVTTELHKALELGYHLDRIHEVWRLEKTSQGVFRSYIDTFLKIKQEAKQEASGFPDHCQTSEQKQE from the coding sequence ATGAGCAAAACATTATTAAGAGGACACGCATGTGGGGGTAAAACACTATGTCGCATATGCAAGAAACTCGTCACCACTCCACATCTTTGCTTCGTTCAATGGAAACCCAAACCCAAACGCAACAAGGATCTGAAAATGTACATCTATTACGATTTCGAATGTACACAGGAAAATGGAATTCACACCCCTAATCTCTGCGTGGCCGAACGCTTGTGTCAACATTGCGACACGTTATACATCGACACCCAGAATGAACACTGTCAAGGCTTTGGGTCGCAACGCCGCTTCGTATTTCAAGGCCCAGGCACATTAAAGCAGTTTATGGAATGGTTATTACAATCCGAGACGGACGAGAAGAGTAATGTGTCCTTAAAACACGATGAGGCGATTGTCATCGCGCACAATTTCAAGGGATACAATTGGCAGTTCATCTTGAATTATCTGATGTACACGGCTTGTGTCAAACCGGCAGTCATCCTCAACGGGAGTAAAATCTTATGCATGGGAGTGTTCGGCTTGAGATTCATCGATTCGTACAATTTTCTACCCTTTGCACTCGCCAAGATGCCAGCGGCTTTCGGTTTATTGGAACTGAAGAAAGGCCATTTTCCACACTTTTTCAATGCGGAACAGAACCAGAACTACGTGGGTCCTTTCCCGGCTGCGCACTATTACAATCCCGACGACATGTCGATAGCCAATCATGAAGCTTTCTATACCTGGTACAATCAGCAACAGGATAAAGTGTTAGATTTCCAGCAGGAATTTCTTGCTTACTGTATCTCGGATGAGGACATTTTACGCAGGTATTGTGCGCAATTTAAGTCGACTCTCTACAGACTCGTACGCGTGGATCCGTTTCAGGAATCTATTACTTTTGTCAGCACGGTCAATTTAACCTATCGCCGAGGATTCATGCCACCCCACACCATTGTCATCATCCCCAATATGGGTTACCAACCGTCGCGCCGATACTCGGCCAAGGCCTGTCGTTGGCTCACCTCCCTAGAGAACGAAGACCATACCATACTCCATGCTAAGAACAGGGGTGAAATCACTATAGGACCCTATATGGTGAACGGCTACGATGAGGACTCCCGCACTGTGTACGAATTTTACGGCTGCTACTGGCACGGGTGTCCTACCTGTTATCCAAATCTGATGACGGAAACCCATCCTCATCGAGTCCAGCAGAAGTATCAAGGCCTATATGAACAGACCTTGAAACGAGCCACAGACTTAGAGGAACAAGGATATACAGTCGTGAGCATCCGGGATTACGAGTATGATCGACAAGTTCAAAACAATCCGGAGTTACAAACGTTCCTAGGATACCTCGATATTCAGGGCCCATTAAATCCTCGCGATGCCTTATACGGAGGTCGTACCATTATCACGCGCCTGTATTGCGAGGAAGGAGATATGCGATACGTCGATGTCTGCTCCCTGTATCCTTACGTGCTGAAATACAAGGTGTTTCCCATCGACCATCCTCAAGTCATCACCAGCGATTTCGCTGATGTGAGAGAGTACTTTGGCCTCATTCGTTGCCGTGTCCTTCCACCCCGAGGTCTGTATCACCCCGTGTTACCCTACAAGACGGGGGGCAAATTACTCTTTCCCTTATGCAGAACTTGCGCCGAGCCTGGCAGCTTAGGGTCCGACGATCGATACAGTCACAGCGATTCAGAACGGAGTCTGACCGGAACTTGGGTGACCACAGAACTACACAAAGCTCTAGAACTCGGCTATCACCTCGACCGCATCCACGAAGTCTGGCGTTTGGAAAAGACCAGCCAGGGTGTGTTTCGATCTTACATCGACACTTTCTTGAAGATCAAGCAAGAAGCCAAGCAAGAAGCTTCGGGATTTCCCGACCATTGTCAAACGTCCGAACAGAAACAAGAATAA